Proteins encoded together in one Caballeronia sp. NK8 window:
- a CDS encoding MBL fold metallo-hydrolase, with the protein MRQSHAALCALTLLAGCASGAPAQSEETASVAQSQLPQPLHHAKRTASGYENNYGHLPRESFLKWRWERFTQGLPKPPANGYAFPMAHPDIAWLKANRTADTLTWIGHASALVQIDGVNILTDPVFSERASPFSFAGPKRKTPPGLTLDELPHIDIVLISHNHYDHLDKPSIEALNRQPGGPPRFLVPLGIMQWMNDIGVTNVEELDWSDETHAAGLDIWFVPSQHWSARTPFDRAETLWGGWVVKTPAGAAHPYSFYFAGDTGYSPDFRDIGARFGGFDLALIPIGAYDPRWFMHAQHVDPEEAVRMFQDVRAKKAIGIHWGTFELTDEPLDEPPRRLADAVRSAGLPADAFTVLKHGEMIQLDTPNSSAATIGR; encoded by the coding sequence ATGCGACAGTCCCACGCCGCGTTGTGCGCGCTCACGCTGCTTGCGGGCTGCGCGTCGGGTGCGCCCGCACAAAGCGAGGAAACCGCGTCCGTCGCGCAGTCGCAACTGCCGCAACCGCTGCACCACGCAAAGCGCACCGCCTCGGGCTATGAGAACAATTACGGGCATTTGCCGCGCGAGTCGTTTCTGAAGTGGCGCTGGGAGCGCTTCACGCAAGGGCTGCCGAAGCCGCCCGCGAATGGCTACGCCTTCCCGATGGCGCACCCCGACATCGCCTGGCTCAAGGCGAATCGCACCGCCGATACCCTCACGTGGATCGGTCATGCGAGCGCGCTGGTGCAGATCGACGGCGTGAACATCCTCACCGATCCGGTGTTCTCCGAGCGCGCATCGCCGTTCTCGTTCGCGGGACCGAAGCGCAAGACGCCGCCCGGCCTCACGCTCGACGAGCTGCCGCACATCGACATCGTGCTGATTTCGCACAATCACTACGATCATCTCGACAAGCCGAGCATCGAAGCGCTCAACCGGCAACCGGGCGGCCCGCCGCGTTTTCTCGTGCCACTCGGCATCATGCAGTGGATGAACGACATCGGCGTGACGAACGTCGAGGAACTCGACTGGAGCGACGAAACCCATGCCGCCGGGCTCGATATCTGGTTCGTGCCGAGCCAGCACTGGTCGGCGCGCACGCCGTTCGATCGCGCGGAAACGCTGTGGGGCGGCTGGGTCGTGAAGACGCCGGCGGGCGCCGCGCATCCGTATTCGTTCTACTTCGCGGGCGACACCGGCTATTCGCCGGATTTCCGCGATATCGGCGCCCGTTTCGGCGGCTTCGATCTCGCGCTCATTCCGATCGGCGCCTACGACCCGCGCTGGTTCATGCACGCGCAACACGTCGACCCGGAAGAAGCGGTGCGCATGTTCCAGGACGTCCGCGCAAAGAAGGCGATCGGCATTCACTGGGGCACGTTCGAACTGACCGATGAGCCGCTCGACGAGCCGCCGCGCCGTCTCGCTGACGCCGTGCGCAGCGCCGGCCTCCCCGCCGACGCGTTCACCGTGCTGAAACACGGCGAAATGATTCAGCTCGACACGCCAAACTCAAGCGCGGCCACAATCGGCCGATAA
- a CDS encoding chemotaxis protein CheW has protein sequence MNARDIKITIDIDDCWNRIGVRGDMSCPKLERHVHCRNCPVHDEAAARVLDRVEARTSIEQTHAASSDSTRDGDETGTLSCLVFRIGGEWLGLPTTCCAQVAQLRPVHSLPHRRNRAVSGVVNVRGRLLVCVSLARLFGIEETAVKTVSGHQAVDARELGRLLVIERARSPDHHGNGEHEGPIAFPVDAVDGVHRFTRAQLQPVPATLAQRLSSHAHAVAAFKDATVGLLDADRLIDSLNRSLT, from the coding sequence ATGAACGCACGCGACATCAAAATCACGATCGACATCGACGATTGCTGGAACCGCATCGGTGTGCGCGGGGATATGTCGTGCCCGAAACTCGAGCGCCATGTCCATTGCCGCAATTGTCCAGTGCACGATGAAGCGGCCGCACGCGTGCTCGATCGCGTGGAAGCGCGCACGTCGATCGAACAGACGCATGCGGCATCGTCGGACAGCACGCGCGACGGCGATGAAACCGGCACGCTCTCGTGCCTCGTATTTCGTATCGGCGGCGAATGGCTCGGCCTGCCGACGACCTGCTGCGCGCAAGTCGCGCAACTGCGTCCGGTGCATTCGCTGCCGCATCGCCGGAACCGCGCCGTGTCGGGCGTCGTGAACGTGCGCGGGCGTCTGCTCGTATGCGTATCGCTGGCGCGGCTTTTCGGCATCGAAGAGACCGCGGTCAAAACCGTCTCGGGCCATCAGGCCGTCGATGCGCGCGAACTCGGGCGTCTGCTCGTCATCGAGCGCGCGCGAAGCCCCGATCATCACGGCAACGGCGAGCACGAAGGCCCGATCGCCTTTCCCGTCGATGCCGTCGACGGCGTGCATCGCTTCACGCGCGCGCAGCTTCAGCCCGTGCCCGCGACGCTCGCGCAGCGCCTGTCGTCGCACGCGCATGCGGTGGCCGCATTCAAGGACGCGACCGTCGGCCTGCTCGACGCCGACCGGCTGATCGACAGCCTGAACCGGAGCCTGACATGA
- a CDS encoding LacI family DNA-binding transcriptional regulator, whose amino-acid sequence MANSAFDPSAGPPRMSDVARLAGVSKMTVSRVLAGHSVALATRERVQKAIDELGYVADAAAGALSSGRSEFVAVLVPSLASSNFSDTVRGLSASLEPHGLQLLIGDTDYHLDREERLVRSMLRHQPRCIALTGSRHTEATCTLLRRAGVPVVEMWDSPSDPIDAAVGFSNVSAAKEMVRYLANQGHERIGFLGGASELDRRGLDRLRGFRAQMKALGFDDERIIRLGDSPITMSHGAPAMAALLETWPDTQAVMCVSDMSAFGAIMECHRRGLAVPDDIAVAGFGNFEVAACCTPSITTVSVDAYGIGLRTGETLLAALEAHEQGIVRPAGKRVRVGYSVLPRESA is encoded by the coding sequence ATGGCCAACTCCGCTTTCGATCCCTCCGCTGGGCCGCCGCGCATGTCCGACGTCGCGCGCCTCGCCGGCGTATCGAAGATGACGGTATCGCGCGTGCTCGCCGGCCACAGCGTCGCGCTGGCGACGCGCGAGCGCGTGCAAAAGGCGATCGACGAGCTCGGCTACGTCGCCGATGCCGCTGCCGGGGCGTTGTCGTCGGGGCGATCGGAATTCGTCGCCGTGCTGGTGCCGTCGCTCGCGAGCTCCAACTTTTCCGACACGGTGCGGGGCCTTTCCGCATCGCTCGAGCCGCACGGCCTGCAACTGCTGATCGGCGACACGGACTACCATCTCGATCGCGAGGAGCGGCTCGTGCGCTCGATGCTGCGTCATCAGCCGCGCTGCATCGCGCTGACCGGCTCGCGTCATACCGAAGCGACGTGCACGCTGCTGCGTCGCGCGGGCGTGCCGGTGGTGGAGATGTGGGACTCGCCATCAGATCCGATCGATGCCGCCGTCGGTTTCTCCAATGTCAGCGCGGCGAAAGAAATGGTGCGTTATCTGGCGAATCAAGGCCACGAGCGCATCGGTTTTCTCGGCGGAGCGAGCGAACTGGACCGTCGCGGTCTGGATCGCCTGAGAGGCTTCCGCGCGCAGATGAAGGCACTCGGCTTCGACGACGAACGCATCATACGTCTGGGCGATTCGCCGATCACGATGAGTCACGGCGCCCCGGCGATGGCCGCGCTGCTCGAAACCTGGCCCGACACGCAGGCCGTGATGTGCGTGAGCGACATGTCCGCGTTCGGCGCGATAATGGAATGTCACCGGCGCGGCCTTGCGGTGCCTGACGATATCGCCGTTGCGGGCTTCGGCAACTTCGAGGTCGCCGCGTGCTGCACGCCATCGATCACGACGGTTTCCGTCGACGCATACGGCATCGGCCTGCGCACGGGCGAGACCTTGCTCGCTGCACTGGAGGCGCACGAGCAGGGCATCGTCAGACCGGCAGGCAAGCGCGTGCGCGTCGGGTATTCTGTCTTGCCTCGCGAGAGCGCCTGA
- a CDS encoding SDR family NAD(P)-dependent oxidoreductase: MSYAIYPSLAGKHVVVTGGGSGIGASIVEAFAKQGARVFFIDVAEADSRSLEQSLAGEKHAPTFLHCDLRDTAAIEKTFDAIANEAGTIDVLVNNAASDDRHQWDGVSAAYWNERMAVNLRHQFFCAQAAAKRMRANQRGAIVNMGSISWHLALPDLTLYMTAKAAIEGLTRGLARELGAHGIRVNTVIPGAVRTPRQMKLWQSPESEAQVLAQQCLHERIDPEHIARMVLFLASDDAARCTARDYYVDAGWFGT; this comes from the coding sequence ATGTCCTACGCCATCTATCCGAGTCTTGCGGGCAAGCATGTCGTCGTGACGGGCGGCGGCAGCGGCATCGGCGCGTCGATCGTCGAGGCCTTCGCGAAGCAGGGCGCGCGTGTGTTTTTCATCGATGTCGCCGAGGCCGATTCGCGTTCGCTCGAACAGTCGCTCGCCGGCGAAAAGCATGCGCCAACGTTCTTGCATTGCGATCTGCGCGATACCGCGGCCATCGAAAAAACGTTCGATGCCATCGCGAACGAAGCCGGCACCATCGACGTGCTGGTGAACAACGCCGCAAGCGACGACCGCCATCAGTGGGACGGCGTGAGCGCCGCGTATTGGAACGAGCGCATGGCCGTGAACCTGCGGCATCAGTTCTTCTGCGCGCAGGCGGCGGCGAAGCGCATGCGCGCGAACCAGCGCGGCGCGATCGTGAACATGGGCTCGATTTCATGGCATCTCGCGCTGCCGGATCTCACGCTCTACATGACCGCGAAGGCCGCGATCGAAGGGCTCACGCGCGGGCTCGCGCGCGAACTCGGCGCGCACGGGATTCGCGTGAATACGGTGATTCCGGGCGCTGTGCGCACGCCGCGCCAGATGAAGTTATGGCAGTCGCCCGAAAGCGAGGCGCAGGTCCTCGCGCAGCAGTGCCTGCACGAGCGGATCGATCCGGAGCACATCGCGCGCATGGTGCTGTTCCTCGCATCCGACGATGCGGCCCGCTGCACCGCGCGCGATTATTACGTCGATGCCGGGTGGTTCGGCACGTAA
- a CDS encoding methyl-accepting chemotaxis protein produces MLVMAALSYTLLGGIDREAKSLEDDSMVGVSLSNDLRAAWFENYTLTQRLVFIDNDAEQLRRDTQRLTETRAAIDKLMDTYVPTIFEDEDRRLFNDFKRQRELYVPLQDQTLRELASSKDAAVATFNTRLTPVWEAGQTATRALVDHNETFNAKSVESIRGSVQKSEVALAVMMLVAIAVAAVLGFLLMKALTVPMLRLVDVVDKMRTGDLTQRLALARRDEFGTLESGFNRMTDELTGLVSQAQKSAVQVTTSVSEIAATAREQQATASETAATTTEIGATSREIFATARDLVRTMNEVSGVAEQSATLAGTGQVGLTRMEETMRLVMEAAGSVNGKLAILNEKAGNINQVVATITKVADQTNLLSLNAAIEAEKAGEYGRGFAVVATEIRRLADQTAVATFDIEQMVKEIQSAVAAGVMGMDKFSEEVRRGMLDVQQVGGQLSQIIHQVQTLAPRVSMINEGMQTQATGADQISQALSQLSEAAQQTAESLRQSTQAIDDLTHVANGLRTGVSRFKVAA; encoded by the coding sequence ATGCTGGTCATGGCCGCACTGTCCTACACGCTGCTCGGCGGGATCGACCGGGAAGCCAAGAGCCTCGAAGACGATTCGATGGTCGGCGTCTCGCTGTCCAACGATCTGCGCGCGGCGTGGTTCGAGAACTACACGCTCACGCAACGGCTCGTCTTCATCGACAACGACGCGGAGCAATTGCGCCGCGACACGCAGCGTCTCACCGAAACGCGCGCGGCCATCGACAAGCTGATGGACACCTACGTGCCCACCATCTTCGAAGATGAAGACCGCCGTCTCTTCAACGATTTCAAGCGTCAGCGCGAGCTCTACGTCCCGCTTCAGGATCAGACGCTGCGCGAACTCGCGAGCTCGAAGGACGCGGCCGTCGCGACCTTCAACACGCGTCTGACGCCGGTATGGGAAGCGGGACAGACCGCGACGCGCGCGCTCGTCGACCACAACGAGACCTTCAACGCGAAATCGGTGGAAAGCATTCGCGGTTCGGTGCAGAAGTCGGAAGTCGCGCTCGCCGTCATGATGCTGGTCGCGATCGCGGTGGCCGCGGTGCTGGGCTTCCTGCTGATGAAGGCGCTGACCGTGCCGATGCTGCGGCTCGTCGATGTGGTGGACAAGATGCGTACCGGCGACCTCACGCAGCGGCTCGCGCTTGCGCGCCGCGACGAATTCGGCACGCTGGAATCGGGCTTCAACCGCATGACGGACGAATTGACGGGCCTCGTCAGTCAGGCGCAGAAATCGGCCGTGCAGGTGACGACATCGGTATCGGAAATCGCCGCGACCGCGCGCGAGCAGCAGGCCACCGCGAGCGAAACGGCCGCGACGACGACGGAAATCGGCGCGACGTCGCGCGAAATCTTCGCGACCGCACGCGATCTCGTGCGTACCATGAACGAAGTGTCCGGCGTGGCGGAGCAATCGGCGACGCTCGCGGGCACCGGTCAGGTGGGACTCACGCGCATGGAGGAAACCATGCGCCTCGTGATGGAAGCGGCGGGCTCGGTGAACGGCAAGCTCGCGATCCTCAACGAGAAGGCGGGCAACATCAATCAGGTGGTCGCGACCATCACGAAGGTTGCGGATCAGACCAATCTGCTTTCCCTGAACGCGGCGATCGAAGCGGAGAAGGCGGGCGAGTACGGGCGCGGCTTCGCGGTCGTCGCCACGGAAATCCGCCGTCTCGCGGATCAGACCGCGGTCGCCACCTTCGATATCGAGCAGATGGTGAAGGAGATTCAGTCCGCTGTCGCCGCTGGCGTGATGGGCATGGACAAGTTCTCCGAGGAAGTGCGCCGCGGCATGCTCGACGTGCAGCAAGTGGGCGGTCAGCTTTCGCAGATCATCCACCAGGTGCAGACGCTCGCGCCGCGCGTCTCCATGATCAACGAGGGCATGCAGACGCAGGCGACCGGCGCGGACCAGATTTCGCAGGCGCTGTCGCAACTGTCGGAGGCCGCGCAGCAGACGGCCGAGTCGCTGCGCCAGTCGACGCAGGCGATCGACGATCTCACGCACGTCGCCAACGGGCTGCGTACCGGCGTGTCGCGCTTCAAAGTGGCCGCGTGA
- a CDS encoding protein-glutamate O-methyltransferase CheR: protein MSAIPNLFADATVHGEPYGIGRFIDLLHGAIGLDAESIGANSVSRAVRERYNLWRDQHGGTLDDYYCAITHDAARMQELIEAVVVPETWFFRDPEAFAALARLARVRLHERPAKPLRVLSAPCSTGEEAYTIAMALLEAGIPAERFTIDAIDVSERALGIARRAHYGRNAFRGRALDFRDRHFRATDGGWQLDPAVAQSVRFAQANLLHLDTHAFERFDFILCRNVLIYFDRATQCAVLRVLDGLLAEGGTLFVGPAETGLLMREGMSSANIPLAFAFNRAERERVSVFDAAWPTLPAVKTPPPMKSAFVLPAWASAPLAVRPPPVAKPREETRVQPEPPYDLAHARELADAGQLDAAARAAHAYLNAHPSNADAYYLLGVIADARGEHHASRGHYRRALYLDPAHREALTHLAACLSLDGDESGARLLLARAGRVTGSTR from the coding sequence ATGAGCGCCATTCCAAATCTTTTCGCCGATGCGACCGTTCACGGCGAGCCCTACGGCATCGGCCGCTTCATCGACCTGCTGCATGGCGCGATCGGTCTCGATGCCGAATCGATCGGCGCGAACTCGGTGTCGCGCGCGGTGCGCGAGCGCTACAACCTGTGGCGCGATCAGCATGGCGGCACGCTCGACGACTACTATTGCGCGATCACGCATGATGCCGCACGCATGCAGGAACTCATCGAAGCGGTCGTCGTGCCGGAGACCTGGTTCTTCCGCGATCCGGAAGCCTTCGCCGCGCTCGCGCGGCTTGCGCGCGTGCGTCTGCACGAACGGCCCGCGAAGCCGCTGCGCGTGTTGAGCGCGCCGTGCTCGACGGGCGAGGAAGCGTATACGATCGCGATGGCGCTGCTCGAGGCGGGCATTCCCGCCGAGCGCTTCACGATCGATGCGATCGATGTGAGCGAGCGCGCACTCGGTATCGCCCGCCGCGCGCACTACGGACGCAACGCGTTTCGCGGCCGCGCGCTCGATTTTCGCGACCGGCATTTCCGCGCAACCGATGGCGGCTGGCAACTCGATCCCGCCGTCGCGCAAAGCGTGCGTTTCGCGCAGGCGAACCTTCTGCATCTCGACACGCACGCATTCGAGCGCTTCGATTTCATTCTGTGCCGCAACGTGCTGATCTATTTCGATCGCGCCACACAATGCGCCGTCCTGCGCGTGCTCGATGGCCTGCTCGCCGAAGGCGGCACGTTGTTCGTCGGGCCGGCGGAGACGGGGCTTCTGATGCGCGAGGGCATGAGCTCCGCGAACATACCGCTCGCGTTCGCGTTCAATCGGGCCGAGCGCGAGCGTGTCAGCGTCTTCGATGCCGCATGGCCGACTCTGCCGGCTGTGAAGACACCGCCGCCGATGAAGTCCGCGTTCGTGTTGCCCGCGTGGGCCAGCGCGCCGCTCGCCGTGCGCCCGCCGCCGGTTGCGAAGCCGCGTGAAGAAACGCGCGTTCAGCCCGAGCCGCCGTACGACCTCGCGCATGCGCGCGAACTTGCGGACGCCGGTCAACTCGACGCCGCGGCACGTGCAGCGCATGCGTATCTGAACGCGCATCCGTCGAACGCGGATGCCTACTATCTGCTCGGCGTGATCGCCGATGCGCGTGGCGAGCATCATGCGTCGCGAGGCCATTACCGTCGCGCGCTGTATCTCGATCCCGCGCATCGCGAAGCGCTCACGCATCTCGCCGCGTGCCTCTCGCTCGACGGCGATGAAAGCGGTGCGCGTCTCCTGCTCGCGCGCGCCGGCCGCGTCACCGGGAGCACGCGATGA
- a CDS encoding IlvD/Edd family dehydratase, with translation MSQHNPKRLRSQEWFDDPSHADMTALYVERFMNYGLTREELQSGRPIIGIAQTGSDLAPCNRHHIELAARTKAGIRDAGGIPMEFPVHPLAEQSRRPTAALDRNLAYLGLVEILHGFPLDGVVLTTGCDKTTPACLMAAATVDMPAIVLSGGPMLDGWHEGKRVGSGTVIWHARNLLAAGEIDYEGFMRLTTASSPSIGHCNTMGTALSMNSLAEALGMSLPTCASIPAAYRERGQMAYATGKRIVEMVREELKPSTIMTRDAFINAIVVASALGASTNCPPHLIAIARHMGIELSLHDWQIHGEQVPLIVNCMPAGEYLGESFHRSGGVPAVIRQLDEAGLIRRDCLTVSGRTIGEIAHDAPAADNEVIRTASDPLKHGAGFMVLSGNFFDSAIMKMSVVGDAFRKTYLSEPGAENTFEARAIVFDGPEDYHARINDPALEIDERCILVIRGCGTVGYPGSAEVVNMAPPAEMIKRGVDSLPCMGDGRQSGTSASPSILNMSPEAAVGGGLALLRTNDRIRVDLNARSVNILLDEAELESRRAQSAFAAPAAQTPWQELYRQTVGQLSTGGCLEPATLYLKVIETRGNPRHSH, from the coding sequence ATGTCCCAACACAATCCCAAGCGTCTGCGCAGCCAGGAATGGTTCGACGATCCCTCGCATGCCGACATGACCGCGCTATACGTCGAGCGCTTCATGAACTACGGCCTCACGCGCGAGGAGCTGCAGTCGGGCCGCCCGATCATCGGCATTGCGCAGACGGGCAGCGACCTCGCGCCGTGCAATCGTCACCACATCGAACTCGCTGCGCGCACGAAGGCGGGCATTCGCGACGCCGGCGGCATCCCGATGGAGTTCCCCGTTCACCCGCTCGCGGAGCAGAGCCGCCGCCCGACCGCGGCGCTCGATCGCAATCTCGCGTATCTCGGCCTCGTCGAAATCCTGCACGGCTTTCCGCTCGATGGCGTCGTGCTCACGACCGGTTGCGACAAGACCACGCCCGCCTGCCTGATGGCGGCCGCGACCGTCGATATGCCGGCGATCGTCCTGTCGGGCGGTCCGATGCTCGATGGCTGGCATGAAGGCAAGCGCGTCGGCTCGGGCACGGTGATCTGGCACGCGCGCAATCTGCTCGCGGCGGGCGAGATCGATTACGAAGGCTTCATGCGTCTGACGACGGCATCGTCGCCGTCGATCGGTCATTGCAACACGATGGGCACCGCGCTCTCGATGAACAGTCTCGCCGAAGCGCTCGGCATGTCGCTGCCGACATGCGCGAGCATTCCCGCCGCGTATCGCGAGCGCGGGCAGATGGCGTATGCGACTGGCAAGCGCATCGTCGAGATGGTTCGCGAAGAGTTGAAGCCGTCGACGATCATGACGCGCGACGCGTTCATCAACGCGATCGTGGTGGCGTCCGCGCTCGGCGCGTCGACCAACTGCCCGCCGCATCTGATTGCGATCGCGCGGCACATGGGCATCGAACTGAGTCTCCACGACTGGCAGATCCACGGCGAGCAAGTGCCGCTCATCGTGAACTGCATGCCGGCGGGTGAATATCTCGGCGAGAGTTTCCATCGCTCGGGCGGCGTACCTGCGGTGATCCGGCAGCTCGACGAGGCCGGACTCATCAGACGCGACTGTCTGACCGTATCGGGCCGCACGATCGGCGAGATCGCACACGATGCCCCCGCCGCCGACAACGAAGTCATCCGCACCGCCAGCGATCCCTTGAAGCACGGCGCGGGCTTCATGGTCCTGTCGGGCAATTTCTTCGATAGCGCGATCATGAAGATGTCGGTCGTCGGCGACGCATTCAGGAAGACCTATCTCAGCGAGCCAGGCGCGGAAAATACCTTCGAAGCGCGCGCAATCGTCTTCGACGGTCCCGAGGACTATCACGCACGCATCAACGATCCCGCGCTCGAGATCGACGAGCGTTGCATTCTCGTCATACGCGGCTGCGGCACCGTGGGCTATCCGGGCAGCGCGGAAGTCGTGAACATGGCGCCGCCCGCGGAGATGATCAAACGCGGCGTCGATTCGCTGCCCTGCATGGGCGATGGACGGCAAAGCGGCACGTCCGCGAGCCCGTCGATTCTCAACATGTCGCCGGAAGCGGCGGTGGGCGGCGGTCTCGCGCTGCTGCGCACGAACGACAGGATTCGCGTCGACCTGAACGCGCGCAGCGTGAACATCTTGCTCGACGAAGCCGAACTCGAAAGCCGCCGCGCGCAATCCGCATTCGCCGCGCCCGCCGCGCAGACGCCGTGGCAGGAGCTGTATCGTCAGACGGTGGGACAGTTGTCGACGGGCGGATGCCTCGAACCCGCGACGCTGTATCTGAAAGTGATCGAAACGCGCGGCAATCCGCGTCATTCACATTGA
- a CDS encoding chemotaxis protein CheW, producing MLFIQFTLGSDRYLLDSAQIERMLPLAPLKALPGAPEWVAGVLDYEGASVPVIDIAALALARASRERLSTRLALVTYPRRGDDGATTHHRLGLLLEQATRTVAFNTASFSDAGIDTPHARYLGPLTRDEAGLLQWVRIEHLLPDDVQALLFAGSDA from the coding sequence ATGCTCTTCATCCAGTTCACGCTCGGCTCCGACCGCTATCTGCTCGACAGCGCGCAGATCGAGCGCATGCTGCCGCTCGCGCCGCTGAAGGCGCTGCCGGGCGCGCCCGAGTGGGTCGCGGGCGTGCTCGACTACGAAGGCGCGAGCGTGCCCGTCATCGACATCGCCGCGCTCGCGCTCGCGCGCGCGTCGCGGGAAAGGCTCTCGACGCGCCTCGCGCTCGTCACCTATCCGCGGCGCGGCGACGATGGCGCGACGACGCATCATCGGCTCGGCCTTCTGCTCGAACAGGCGACGCGCACTGTCGCGTTCAATACCGCTTCTTTCAGCGACGCGGGCATCGACACGCCGCACGCGCGCTACCTCGGCCCGCTCACCCGCGACGAAGCGGGGCTGCTGCAATGGGTGCGAATCGAGCATCTGTTGCCCGACGATGTTCAGGCGCTGCTCTTCGCCGGAAGCGACGCATGA